The Montipora foliosa isolate CH-2021 chromosome 1, ASM3666993v2, whole genome shotgun sequence genome has a window encoding:
- the LOC137996017 gene encoding riboflavin transporter 2-like yields MAVQRLKNKVKNAFSSVSVITYMLVVVFGSGSWLAINGLWVELPIIVQEIPEGWSLPSYLTLIIQMANIAPLAFTIGNKFFPGVIREVPVIYITVIVGCISCTLLAFFWKETTFVAGAERSTALLVLCFFVAMVDCSSSVTFLPYMAIFREVYMSPYFGGQGLSGLLPSLVALGQGVGSQSHTPCVNSSQSPPLGNTTNGTSNITAGGSWGSGPKFSAEVFFLFLSGMMMACFLAFLGLNYLPVTKQQKVHRSYQGDDGFSPTGEQDMELVSDEERHGKNSLEYDDQVETLSARNTVLLLVIVKLISGLSNGVIPAIQSYACIPYSYYIYHLTLTLSNIVNPVTCFVFPFISTTSTIIIVILSFAYFGMCTYIIFIASQSPMVLLRCEDAGAALIVVISVSAFAIVTYIKVAIGAIMREKGRKHLLWFGVCTQVGSCIGALSMFGPVNVFNYFKQE; encoded by the exons ATGGCCGTTCAACGCttaaaaaacaaagttaaaaacGCGTTTTCCAGCGTTTCTGTAATCACCTACATGCTGGTGGTCGTCTTTGGGTCTGGTTCATGGTTAGCCATCAATGGACTGTGGGTCGAACTTCCCATAATTGTACAAGAGATCCCGGAAGGCTGGTCTTTACCGTCCTATTTAACCTTGATAATTCAAATGGCAAACATTGCTCCCTTGGCGTTTACAATCGGAAATAAGTTCTTTCCTGGCGTGATTCGCGAGGTGCCAGTAATTTATATCACCGTGATAGTGGGTTGTATATCCTGCACTTTGCTGGCATTTTTCTGGAAGGAGACAACCTTCGTGGCGGGCGCTGAACGGAGCACAGCACTGTTGGTGTTATGTTTCTTCGTTGCAATGGTTGATTGTTCTTCTTCAGTCACTTTTCTTCCTTACATGGCAATTTTCCGAGAGGTATACATGAGTCCTTATTTCGGAGGACAGGGTTTGAGCGGTCTTCTTCCAAGTCTCGTTGCATTAGGTCAGGGTGTAGGAAGTCAATCACACACTCCTTGTGTGAACTCTTCACAGTCTCCACCCCTTGGGAACACTACCAATGGAACATCAAACATTACCGCTGGTGGGAGCTGGGGTAGTGGGCCAAAATTTTCAGCAGAGGTATTCTTCTTGTTTTTAAGTGGAATGATGATGGCTTGCTTTTTGGCCTTTCTTGGTCTGAATTATCTCCCTGTGACCAAACAACAAAAGGTACACAGAAGCTACCAAGGGGATGATGGGTTTTCACCGACAGGGGAACAAGACATGGAACTTGTCTCTGATGAAGAAAGACATGGAAAAAATTCACTGGAATATGATGACCAAGTTGAAACTCTGTCTGCGCGGAATACGGTCTTGCTGTTGGTAATTGTTAAGTTAATCAGTGGCTTGAGTAATGGAGTTATACCAGCTATCCAGTCATATGCTTGCATACCATACAGCTATTATATTTATCATCTCACACTTACGCTTTCAAACATTGTTAATCCAGTTACTTGCTTTGTGTTCCCTTTTATTAGCACCACCTCGACAATTATTATAGTCATCCTCAGTTTTGCATATTTTGGAATGTGCACTTATATTATCTTTATTGCATCGCAAAGTCCGATGGTGCTGTTGAGATGTGAAGATGCCGGTGCGGCCTTGATT GTTGTTATTAGTGTCAGTGCCTTTGCCATAGTAACATATATCAAAGTAGCCATTGGAGCAATAATGCGTGAAAAGGGTCGCAAGCATCTATTGTGGTTTGGAGTCTGTACTCAAGTTGGGTCTTGCATTGGAGCTTTGTCCATGTTTGGGCCTGTCAATGTCTTCAACTATTTCAAGCAAGAGTAA
- the LOC137995935 gene encoding deoxynucleoside triphosphate triphosphohydrolase SAMHD1-like, producing MKRVSYVIYQLNTNKIFDLPSFCHFILLPSLAMQHQSRKRKVATVSPPDGRGLRTPSPKRPRQNGVRFRGDEDDVEFLNTTSLKDHHSNKVFNDSIHGHIEVHPLCVKIIDTPQFQRLRNIKQLGGCYYVFPGAAHNRFEHCIGTCHLAGKLVRGLQKRQPELGITDEDILCIKIAGLCHDLGHGPFSHMFDAMFIPAARPNSKWKHEEASVKMFDHMIKVNNLLPSFSKYNLEEKDVIFIKELIAGTALDAAGSQDWPFRGREAGKRYLYEIVANKRTGIDVDKFDYFSRDCHNLGISNSFDHKRYMKFARVISVKGKLQICLRDKEAGNIYDMFHTRNSLFRRAYQHKTSNIIEHMITEALLKADKKIRLKGSDGKLLSISDSIDDMEAYTNLTDHVYYQILNSSDPDLEEARSILHRIEKRDLYKCIGQTILKKHRDKEEIPEITEEIGNSVEGGPQIEPADFIIEIINFDYGMRDRNPIDELRFYGKSDPDKPQIVRKDEVSKMLPEMFAEQQLRVYFRKNNPQCLEKAKRCFIQWCLSQQCTTPKAGDALVDLTPMKASQESERRLSFQE from the exons ATGAAGCGTGTATCGTATGTTATTTATCAGCTGAACACTAACAAAATATTTGACCTTCCCTCGTTCTGCCATTTTATTTTACTCCCAAGTTTGGCAATGCAGCACCAAAGTCGGAAAAGAAAAGTCGCAACTGTAAGTCCACCAGACGGGAGAGGATTAAGGACCCCGAGTCCAAAGAGACCGAGACAAAATGGCGTCCGCTTTCGGGGCGATGAGGATGACGTCGAGTTCTTAA ATACAACAAGCTTAAAGGACCATCACAGTAACAAG GTTTTTAATGACAGCATTCATGGGCATATTGAAGTTCATCCTCTTTGCGTCAAAATTATAGATACTCCACAGTTCCAAAGACTGAGAAATATAAAACAGTTAG GTGGATGTTACTATGTTTTTCCTGGAGCTGCACACAATAGATTTGAACATTGCATCGG CACATGCCACTTAGCTGGAAAACTCGTGAGAGGTCTACAAAAAAGACAGCCCGAATTGGGAATTACAGATGAGGACATACTTTGCATCAAAATAGCTGGACTTTGTCATGACTTGG GTCATGGTCCTTTCTCACACATGTTTGATGCAATGTTTATACCAGCTGCCAGGCCAAATAGTAAATGGAAG CATGAAGAAGCATCAGTGAAGATGTTTGATCATATGATAAAAGTAAATAATCTATTACCAAGCTTTAGCAAATACAATCTAGAAGAAAAGGATGTGATATTTATTAAAGAGCTGATTGCTGGAACCGCTTTGGATGCAGCTGGATCTCAG GATTGGCCATTCAGAGGACGAGAAGCTGGAAAAAGATATTTGTATGAG ATTGTtgccaacaaaagaacaggAATAGACGTGGACAAGTTTGATTATTTCTCTCGGGACTGCCACAATCTTGGTATCAGTAACAGCTTTGATCACAA GCGTTACATGAAATTTGCAAGGGTTATTTCTGTCAAAGGGAAACTTCAAATTTGTTTACGAGACAAGGAAGCTGGTAATATCTACGACATGTTCCACACAAGAAACAGCCTGTTTAGACGTGCTTATCAGCACAAAACTTCAAACATTATTGAGCATAT GATAACAGAAGCTCTGTTAAAGGCTGACAAAAAAATTCGGCTGAAAGGATCGGACGG GAAGCTGCTGTCAATCTCGGACTCAATCGATGATATGGAAGCATATACAAATCTCACTGATCACGTTTATTACCAGATACTTAATTCATCCGATCCAGACTTGGAAGAG GCACGTTCGATTTTACACCGCATAGAAAAGCGAGATCTTTACAAGTGCATTGGGCAAACAATCCTGAAGAAACATCGAGACAAG GAAGAGATTCCTGAAATTACTGAAGAAATAGGAAATTCTGTCGAAGGTGGGCCACAAATTGAACCAGCTGATTTTATCATTGAG ATTATCAACTTCGATTATGGAATGCGCGATAGAAATCCGATCGATGAGTTGCGCTTTTACGGAAAGAGTGATCCAGACAAGCCCCAGATTGTGCGGAAAGACGAG GTCAGTAAAATGCTGCCAGAGATGTTTGCTGAACAACAGCTTCGTGTTTATTTTCGAAAGAATAATCCTCAGTGCTTGGAGAAAGCAAAGCG ATGCTTTATACAGTGGTGCCTTAGTCAACAATGCACAACTCCAAAG GCTGGCGATGCACTGGTTGATCTCACTCCGATGAAGGCTTCCCAAGAAAGCGAACGACGTTTGAGTTTTCAAGAATAA